Below is a genomic region from Salvelinus sp. IW2-2015 linkage group LG18, ASM291031v2, whole genome shotgun sequence.
NNNNNNNNNNNNNNNNNNNNNNNNNNNNNNNNNNNNNNNNNNNNNNNNNNNNNNNNNNNNNNNNNNNNNNNNNNNNNNNNNNNNNNNNNNNNNNNNNNNNNNNNNNNNNNNNNNNNNNNNNNNNNNNNNNNNNNNNNNNNNNNNNNNNNNNNNNNNNNNNNNNNNNNNNNNNNNNNNNNNNNNNNNNNNNNNNNNNNNNNNNNNNNNNNNNNNNNNNNNNNNNNNNNNNNNNNNNNNNNNNNNNNNNNNNNNNNNNNNNNNNNNNNNNNNNNNNNNNNNNNNNNNNNNNNNNNNNNNNNNNNNNNNNNNNNNNNNNNNNNNNNNNNNNNNNNNNNNNNNNNNNNNNNNNNNNNNNNNNNNNNNNNNNNNNNNNNNNNNNNNNNNNNNNNNNNNNNNNNNNNNNNNNNNNNNNNNNNNNNNNNNNNNNNNNNNNNNNNNNNNNNNNNNNNNNNNNNNNNNNNNNNNNNNNNNNNNNNNNNNNNNNNNNNNNNNNNNNNNNNNNNNNNNNNNNNNNNNNNNNNNNNNNNNNNNNNNNNNNNNNNNNNNNNNNNNNNNNNNNNNNNNNNNNNNNNNNNNNNNNNNNNNNNNNNNNNNNNNNNNNNNNNNNNNNNNNNNNNNNNNNNNNNNNNNNNNNNNNNNNNNNNNNNNNNNNNNNNNNNNNNNNNNNNNNNNNNNNNNNNNNNNNNNNNNNNNNNNNNNNNNNNNNNNNNNNNNNNNNNNNNNNNNNNNNNNNNNNNNNNNNNNNNNNNNNNNNNNNNNNNNNNNNNNNNNNNNNNNNNNNNNNNNNNNNNNNNNNNNNNNNNNNNNNNNNNNNNNNNNNNNNNNNNNNNNNNNNNNNNNNNNNNNNNNNNNNNNNNNNNNNNNNNNNNNNNNNNNNNNttgagggggaatatacacggctgtgatttataaccgaagagaattcccttgggaggtaatacggtcaccatttgattgtgaggtattctaggtcatgtaaacaaaaggacttgagtttctgtgcattatcacaatcacaccatgagtagttaatcatgaaacattcaCTCCCGCCTTTCTTcatcccggagagttctttattcctgtctgcgcggtGTACTGAGAacacagctggctgtatggacggtgACGGTATATCKggagagagccatgattccgtgaaagaGTATGTTAGTCGTCAATAACCTACAGAACTTGAGAGAAACTCATCCAGTGTTAAGCCATGGAACAKCTTGATTGGCCAttgagtggccaagccctcgTCACACCTACAGCTTGTTTATTCAGCGAAACCCATCCCTGCTGCAAGCACTTAGTtttaccattgcgttaggtttgttaaaatagagccctaacACTTCTAAACCcaagcccccccctctctctccagggctTCAACATAAAGAGTGTTCAGTCTCAGGGTTTTAAGTTGAATGTGTGGGACATCGGGGGACAGAGGAAGATCAGACCCTACTGGAGAAACTACTTTGAGAACACTGACGTGCTGGTGAGTGGCTCAACCATAGCTTCCTTTACGGAGGTATgacttttatatttatatatacgtgtgtgtgtgtgtgtgtgtgtgtgtgtgtgtgtgtgtgtgtgtgtgtatacacatacacacaccaccagtaGTGTGTGATTAATCATTTTGAATGGAGATACTACCGTATTTCAGATTTATGTCATCGACAGTGCGGACAGAAAAAGATTTGAAGAGACGGGACAGGTGAGTTTTCTTTCTCTTCAGTGATGTTTGTGGGCTGTGTAATGTGCACATTCTACGTATACATATTTTATATTGGGATCCCATGCtgatttgtgtttgtgttctagGAGCTGGCTGAGCTGTTGGATGAGGAGAAGCTTAGTGGGGTTCCAGTGCTGATCTTTGCCAACAAGCAAGACCTGCTGACGGCTGCCCCAGCTTCTGAGATCGCTGAGGGACTCAACCTGCACACTATCCGGGACCGCGTCTGGCAGATCCAGTCCTGCTCTGCCCTCACCGGGGAGGGGGTACAGGTGAGATGCAACAGGGTTTAGGGGCAATTTGtgttttcaattcaggaagttgattgttatgtaattttcctCCCATCTGTTTTCAGGACGGAATGAACTGGCTCTGCAAGAGTGTCAATGCTAAGAAGAAGTAGCACAGATGTCTGTTTTCACACACCCCTGAGCCTTTGGGAGGCACGGGTTGTACCTGTGAATGTAACACACTAAACATGGACTTGAAGAAAGTTTTTAACTGCCTTGCTGGTCACTACACATTGTTTACTAAACTACAATTCTCGCTAGAACTACAACTTCCATTGTTGCTCTTCAAATTGAGTATTTGTATTTTGCGGGTACAAAGAAGGAAACCCATCCAGGAGACCCACCAGCCTAAACCATATTTGACCTCCACCCTGTTAGAGAAATTCCGCCCAGACCATTCCAGCCTTTCTACTGTCTTCACCCACAACACCAGcctcgctcttctctctgtccctctctagctagcctgggtaccagtcccTTTTGGTCTTATATTCCACACTTGTAGCCTTGTTCATAACTGTATGCCAAAGCATAACAGGAGtgggcaaggagtggaatgaatAGCAAAACAGACTGGTTACC
It encodes:
- the arl3b gene encoding ADP-ribosylation factor-like protein 3 isoform X1 — encoded protein: MGLLSILRKLKSTPDQEVRILLLGLDNGGKTTLLKQLASEDISHITPTQGFNIKSVQSQGFKLNVWDIGGQRKIRPYWRNYFENTDVLIYVIDSADRKRFEETGQELAELLDEEKLSGVPVLIFANKQDLLTAAPASEIAEGLNLHTIRDRVWQIQSCSALTGEGVQDGMNWLCKSVNAKKK